One window from the genome of Sardina pilchardus chromosome 12, fSarPil1.1, whole genome shotgun sequence encodes:
- the heca gene encoding headcase protein homolog: MPNQKSNKGKRNKRTNSSGDEQENGTTASGGAQGGATALSGATVGPCQDNTGEAPCATPLVCSFGRPVNLDKDDYQRVLCNSEVCPYSNWMHLQCFYEWESSILVQFNCIGRARSWNEKQCRQNMWTKKGYDLAFRFCSCRCGQGHLKKDTDWYQVRRMQDDRKKKLVLEKNVGKSMNSSGGATGGEPSEDPRKWKQPTSNKLVPRIPSHEPYHRQLVDMQNSQERGHGSLLNIASNLGCQSPSDLSSLSPPSGFPFMSPNTIMGPRTSRHLGEFLKNAIHMDNHRKSVVTGGVSGRGGHMEHIGGLPLPRLASGDNPVQFLRRLDLSELLTHIPRHKLNTYHVRMEDDAYAGQGEDLRKFILSALSACHRNVVNCALCQRTLPIFEQFPLVDGTLFLSPSRHEEIEYDVPCHLQGRLMHLYAICVDCLEGVHKIVCIKCKSRWDGSWHQLGTLYTFDILAASPCCQARLNCKHCGKPVVDVRVGMQFFSEYSNVQQCPHCGNLDYHFVKPFSSFKVLEAY; encoded by the exons ATGCCTAACCAAAAAAGCAACAAAGGGAAGCGAAATAAACGCACAAACAGCAGTGGCGATGAACAAGAAAATGGAACCACTGCATCAGGAGGAGCCCAAGGAGGTGCAACAGCGTTATCGGGGGCAACGGTAGGACCATGCCAAGACAACACGGGCG AGGCACCCTGTGCCACCCCTCTTGTCTGCAGTTTTGGAAGACCCGTCAACCTTGATAAAGATGACTACCAGAGGGTGCTGTGCAATAGTGAGGTCTGCCCTTATAGCAACTGGATGCACCTGCAGTGCTTTTATGAATGGGAAAGCAGCATCTTAGTGCAGTTTAACTGTATAGGACGGGCTCGGAGCTGGAATGAGAAACAGTGCCGGCAGAATATGTGGACTAAGAAGGGTTATGACCTTGCCTTCCGTTTCTGTTCCTGTCGCTGTGGCCAGGGTCATCTAAAAAAAGACACAGACTGGTACCAGGTCAGACGCATGCAGGATGACAGGAAAAAGAAATTAGTGTTGGAAAAAAATGTGGGGAAGTCCATGAACTCTTCAGGAGGGGCCACAGGTGGCGAACCCTCAGAGGACCCCAGAAAATGGAAGCAGCCCACCAGCAATAAGTTGGTTCCTCGAATTCCCAGTCATGAACCATACCATCGGCAGTTGGTTGACATGCAGAACTCTCAGGAGAGGGGCCATGGAAGCTTGCTAAATATTGCTAGTAACCTTGGTTGTCAGTCTCCCAGTGATTTATCAAGTCTGTCCCCCCCTTCAGGCTTTCCCTTTATGTCCCCCAACACTATCATGGGACCTCGTACTTCTCGACACTTAGGTGAGTTCTTGAAGAATGCTATCCACATGGACAATCACAGAAAGAGTGTTGTGACAGGTGGAGTATCTGGCCGAGGTGGTCACATGGAGCATATAGGTGGGCTTCCACTACCACGCCTTGCTTCAGGGGACAATCCTGTACAGTTCCTTCGGAGACTTGACCTGTCTGAGCTGCTGACTCATATACCCCGACACAAGCTTAACACCTACCATGTTCGAATGGAAGATGATGCCTATGCTGGACAAGGAGAAGATCTTAGAAAATTCATCCTTTCTGCCCTTAGTGCTTGCCATCGCAATGTGGTTAACTGTGCTCTTTGCCAGCGTACCCTGCCCATCTTTGAACAGTTTCCACTTGTTGATGGAACACTTTTTCTCAGCCCCTCTAGACACGAGGAAATTGAATATGATGTCCCATGCCATTTACAAG GGAGACTGATGCACCTGTATGCCATTTGTGTCGACTGTCTGGAAGGAGTCCACAAAATTGTGTGCATAAAATGTAAATCGCGATGGGATGGCAGTTGGCACCAGTTGGGGACGTTGTACACGTTTGatatattggcagcctcaccaTGTTGTCAG GCTCGTCTGAACTGCAAACACTGTGGAAAGCCAGTCGTTGATGTGCGGGTTGGGATGCAGTTCTTCTCTGAGTACAGCAATGTCCAACAATGTCCACATTGTGGTAACCTGGATTATCATTTTGTTAAACCATTTTCGTCCTTCAAGGTCTTGGAAGCTTATTGA
- the abracl gene encoding costars family protein ABRACL yields the protein MNVEHEVSLLVEEIRRLGTENADGKISVKFGVLFNDDKCANLFEALVGTLKAAKRKKIITFQGELLLQGVHDNVDVILL from the exons ATGAATGTGGAGCACGAAGTGTCATTACTTGTGGAAGAGATTCGGCGCCTTGGCACTGAGA atgcaGATGGGAAGATCAGTGTGAAATTTGGAGTACTTTTCAATGATGATAAGTGTGCCAACTTGTTTGAAGCCCTTGTGGGGACCTTGAAGGCAGCCAAGAGGAAGAAGATAATAACATTTCAAGGAGAACTGCTTCTTCAAGGTGTTCATGACAATGTTGATGTTATTCTCTTGTAG